The Kosakonia sacchari SP1 genome includes a window with the following:
- the mgtL gene encoding mgtA regulatory leader peptide MgtL produces the protein MIRPSHLTGGQMDPDPTPLPRRRYFLR, from the coding sequence ATGATTCGCCCTTCACACCTTACCGGAGGCCAGATGGATCCCGATCCCACCCCTCTCCCGCGACGGAGATACTTTCTCCGGTAA
- the treR gene encoding trehalose operon repressor TreR, whose amino-acid sequence MQNRLTIKDIARLSGVGKSTVSRVLNNESGVSQRTRERVEAVVNQHGFSPSRSARAMRGQSDKVVAIIVSRLDSLSENLAVQTMLPAFYEQGYDPIMMESQFSPQLVEEHLQMLSHRNIDGVVLFGFTGVTESLLTAWQSSLVLLARDASGFASVCYDDDGAIQLLMENLYARGHRHISFIGVPHSDATTGKRRHDAYMAFCQKHQLEPTFALPGLAMKQGYEHVANVLTPDTTALLCATDTLALGASKYLQEQRIDNLQLASVGNTPLMKFLHPEIVTVDPGYAEAGRQAAAQLIEQVNGRATPRQIVIPARLV is encoded by the coding sequence ATGCAAAACCGGCTGACAATCAAAGACATCGCACGCTTAAGCGGCGTGGGCAAATCCACTGTTTCCCGTGTGCTGAATAACGAAAGCGGCGTCAGCCAGCGCACACGCGAACGGGTGGAAGCGGTGGTCAATCAGCACGGTTTCTCCCCTTCCCGCTCCGCGCGCGCCATGCGTGGGCAGAGCGATAAAGTGGTGGCGATTATCGTTTCGCGTCTGGATTCGCTCTCGGAAAACCTTGCCGTACAGACCATGCTTCCGGCATTTTACGAACAGGGTTATGACCCGATTATGATGGAAAGCCAGTTTTCGCCGCAGTTAGTCGAAGAGCATTTGCAGATGCTGAGCCACCGTAATATTGATGGTGTAGTGCTGTTTGGCTTTACCGGCGTCACTGAAAGCCTGCTCACGGCCTGGCAGTCGTCGCTGGTGCTGCTGGCGCGCGACGCCAGTGGTTTCGCCTCGGTCTGTTACGACGATGACGGCGCAATCCAGCTGTTAATGGAAAATCTTTATGCCCGTGGGCATCGCCATATCAGTTTTATTGGCGTACCGCATAGCGATGCCACCACCGGCAAACGCCGCCACGACGCGTATATGGCGTTCTGTCAAAAACACCAGCTCGAACCCACGTTCGCCTTACCGGGCCTTGCCATGAAGCAGGGTTATGAACATGTCGCTAACGTTTTAACCCCTGACACCACCGCGCTGCTCTGCGCGACCGACACACTGGCGCTCGGTGCCAGTAAATATTTGCAGGAACAGCGCATTGATAATCTTCAGTTGGCCAGCGTCGGCAACACGCCGCTGATGAAGTTTCTGCACCCGGAAATTGTGACTGTCGATCCCGGTTACGCCGAAGCGGGCCGCCAGGCTGCCGCGCAATTAATAGAACAGGTCAATGGCCGCGCCACGCCTCGCCAAATCGTGATCCCTGCCCGCCTCGTTTAA